From a single Variovorax paradoxus genomic region:
- a CDS encoding class I SAM-dependent methyltransferase: MAAESDKVFAGSIPKFYDTLMVPLIFEAYAADMAELAAASSPGAVLETAAGSGVVTRALAPKLGAGARYVVTDLNQPMLDYAASRQGPDSRIEWRQADALHLPFENASFDVVCCQFGAMFFPDRSAGYAEARRVLKPGGRFVFNVWDRIEENAFADEVTAAVATVFPHDPPRFLARTPHGYHDVALIRGDLSRAGFTDIEIQTREKLSRSPSAREVAMAYCQGTPLRNEIEARDASLLQRATDRAAEAIASRHGEGPVAGKIQAHVIVAAG; the protein is encoded by the coding sequence ATGGCTGCTGAGAGCGACAAGGTGTTCGCGGGCTCGATCCCGAAGTTCTACGACACGCTGATGGTCCCGCTGATCTTCGAGGCCTATGCCGCCGACATGGCGGAGCTTGCCGCCGCCTCCTCGCCCGGCGCGGTGCTCGAAACTGCGGCCGGCAGCGGCGTGGTCACGCGGGCGTTGGCGCCCAAACTCGGCGCCGGCGCGCGCTACGTCGTGACCGACCTCAACCAACCCATGCTCGACTACGCCGCGAGCCGGCAGGGCCCCGACAGCCGCATCGAATGGCGGCAGGCCGACGCGCTTCATCTGCCGTTCGAAAATGCATCGTTCGATGTCGTCTGCTGCCAGTTCGGTGCGATGTTCTTCCCCGACCGGAGCGCCGGTTACGCCGAGGCGCGCCGAGTGCTGAAGCCGGGCGGGCGGTTCGTCTTCAATGTCTGGGACCGCATCGAGGAAAACGCCTTCGCCGACGAGGTCACCGCCGCCGTTGCCACGGTGTTTCCGCACGACCCTCCGCGGTTCCTCGCCCGCACGCCGCATGGCTATCACGACGTCGCGCTGATCCGCGGGGATCTGAGCCGCGCAGGGTTCACAGACATCGAGATCCAGACCCGCGAGAAGCTGAGCCGCTCGCCCTCGGCCCGCGAGGTGGCCATGGCCTACTGCCAGGGAACGCCGCTGCGCAACGAGATCGAGGCGCGCGACGCCAGCCTGCTTCAGCGCGCGACCGACCGCGCGGCCGAGGCGATCGCCAGCCGCCATGGCGAAGGACCGGTGGCCGGCAAGATCCAGGCGCATGTGATCGTGGCGGCGGGATAG
- the panD gene encoding aspartate 1-decarboxylase, translating to MFRTLLKSKIHRVAVTDCELHYEGSCAIDEDLLDAANLAENEQVHIWNINNGERFVTYAIRGERGTGIISVNGSAARRASVGDLIIIAAFGLVPEDQVAGHKPRLVFVDGANRIKEERAHIPVQAASGEAIAV from the coding sequence ATGTTCCGTACCCTGCTCAAGTCCAAGATCCACCGCGTTGCGGTCACCGACTGCGAACTGCACTACGAAGGCTCCTGTGCCATCGACGAAGACCTGCTCGATGCCGCCAACCTGGCCGAGAACGAGCAGGTCCATATCTGGAACATCAACAACGGCGAGCGCTTCGTCACCTATGCGATCCGCGGCGAGCGGGGCACCGGCATCATCTCGGTCAACGGCTCGGCCGCACGCCGGGCCTCGGTGGGCGACCTGATCATCATCGCGGCCTTCGGCCTGGTGCCCGAAGACCAGGTGGCGGGCCACAAGCCCAGGCTGGTGTTCGTGGACGGCGCCAACCGCATCAAGGAAGAACGCGCGCACATTCCGGTGCAGGCGGCTTCGGGCGAGGCCATCGCGGTCTAG
- a CDS encoding winged helix-turn-helix domain-containing protein, whose amino-acid sequence MTTQAVQPLSVALLGTTNDRLTALHDELVLLGYEPSLFTNTADFLIAFCMGQRFHLLLLTLHDQPQHKGLPEVCRRFRIPTLLVVEEEQWKLLSPQASEASSWDDIMDFNVLQTRVQELEWRIQALLKKQDAPGQIGRLEGEMTWEDYKFCPESISVEYRGRKIHLTQLEWTFALELFRNVGRVLTREWLLTRVWKSKPRLGTRTVDVCATKVRKKLDLREENGFVLRGIYRRGYQLAYVSGDARAAKLAQ is encoded by the coding sequence ATGACGACACAAGCTGTCCAACCTTTGTCGGTCGCGCTCCTTGGCACCACGAACGACCGCCTCACCGCCCTGCACGACGAGCTGGTTCTGTTGGGATACGAACCCAGTCTGTTCACCAACACTGCCGATTTCCTGATTGCGTTCTGCATGGGGCAGCGATTCCATCTGCTGCTTCTGACTCTGCATGACCAGCCACAGCACAAGGGCCTGCCCGAGGTATGCAGGAGATTTCGCATTCCAACGCTCTTGGTCGTGGAAGAGGAGCAATGGAAACTTCTCTCGCCCCAGGCTTCGGAAGCCTCCTCATGGGACGACATCATGGACTTCAATGTCCTGCAGACGAGAGTCCAGGAGCTGGAATGGCGCATTCAAGCGCTCCTGAAAAAGCAGGATGCCCCAGGCCAGATAGGCCGGCTGGAAGGCGAGATGACCTGGGAAGACTACAAGTTCTGCCCTGAATCGATCTCTGTTGAATACCGCGGCCGCAAGATCCATCTCACACAACTCGAATGGACCTTTGCGTTGGAATTGTTCCGGAACGTCGGCCGAGTGCTCACGCGCGAGTGGCTGCTGACGAGGGTCTGGAAAAGCAAGCCCCGGCTCGGCACGCGAACGGTGGACGTTTGCGCAACCAAAGTGCGAAAGAAGCTCGACTTGCGTGAAGAGAACGGATTCGTGCTGCGCGGCATCTACCGCCGGGGCTACCAGCTCGCCTACGTTTCAGGCGACGCCAGGGCCGCGAAGTTGGCGCAGTGA
- a CDS encoding ESPR domain-containing protein: protein MNKSYRSIWNKSLGAWVAASEATKARGKRSSGGRAMVAVMGLVLAGASGVSVADYTNSNGTIT from the coding sequence ATGAACAAGTCATATCGCTCAATCTGGAATAAATCGCTCGGCGCCTGGGTGGCCGCCTCTGAAGCCACCAAGGCGCGGGGCAAGAGATCGAGTGGCGGCAGAGCCATGGTGGCGGTGATGGGGCTGGTGCTTGCGGGGGCGTCCGGCGTCAGCGTGGCGGATTACACCAACAGCAACGGCACCATCACATGA
- a CDS encoding outer membrane protein assembly factor BamE, producing the protein MSKDQLLDLLGKPHFSDVLVDVREWDYVFNLRTGPAPAFITCQYKVIFDSRHKAQSFHWQPASCAGQ; encoded by the coding sequence ATGAGCAAGGACCAGCTCCTTGACCTGCTTGGCAAGCCGCATTTCAGCGACGTCCTGGTGGATGTGCGCGAGTGGGACTACGTCTTCAACCTGCGCACCGGACCGGCCCCTGCGTTCATCACCTGCCAGTACAAGGTGATCTTCGACAGCAGGCACAAGGCGCAGTCGTTCCATTGGCAGCCGGCAAGCTGCGCCGGCCAGTAA
- a CDS encoding LysR family transcriptional regulator, which yields MNLRQLEHLLAVAETGSFSRAAEQLHLTQSALSRSIRMLEDDLDARLIDRMGKRNELTPLGEAVATRARRLVFEAAELRRNAELLKKGNTGEIRVGLGSGPGAMLMTPFLIHIAQQHPEVRVHVARGSIEVQLLQLRQRTLDALVIDTRGLVPAPDLRIERVSEMRAGFVCRRGHPLLAAAKKKKGVSFDDVLRYPLASTPLVEEVTQILIQHFGPRANPQQAVSLRCEEIASLIETVRVSDAIFLGIVTAARSGLETGELVELVTTPPLLSGTRFAIVTLVGRTEAPSMALFREFVAERLHD from the coding sequence ATGAACCTCAGACAGCTGGAACACTTGCTCGCCGTTGCCGAAACCGGCTCGTTCAGCCGCGCCGCCGAGCAACTGCACCTGACGCAGTCGGCGCTGAGCCGCAGCATCCGCATGCTCGAAGACGATCTGGACGCGCGCCTGATCGACCGCATGGGCAAGCGCAACGAGCTCACGCCCTTGGGCGAGGCCGTGGCCACGCGCGCCAGGCGCCTGGTCTTCGAGGCTGCGGAACTGCGCCGCAACGCGGAGCTGCTCAAGAAGGGCAACACCGGCGAGATCCGCGTCGGTCTGGGTTCGGGCCCGGGCGCCATGCTCATGACGCCGTTCCTGATTCACATCGCGCAGCAGCACCCCGAGGTCCGCGTGCACGTCGCGCGCGGCTCCATCGAAGTGCAGCTGCTTCAGTTGCGCCAGCGCACGCTCGACGCATTGGTGATCGACACGCGCGGCCTGGTGCCCGCGCCCGATCTGCGCATCGAGCGCGTGAGCGAGATGCGGGCGGGCTTTGTCTGCAGGCGCGGCCACCCGCTGCTGGCGGCGGCGAAGAAGAAAAAAGGCGTATCGTTCGACGACGTGCTCCGCTACCCGCTGGCCTCGACGCCGCTGGTCGAGGAAGTGACGCAGATCCTCATTCAGCATTTCGGCCCGCGGGCCAATCCGCAGCAGGCCGTGAGCCTGCGCTGCGAAGAGATCGCGAGCCTGATCGAAACGGTCCGGGTGTCGGACGCGATTTTTCTTGGCATCGTGACGGCGGCGCGCAGCGGCCTCGAGACCGGCGAGCTGGTCGAGCTGGTGACGACGCCACCGCTGCTGAGCGGCACGCGCTTTGCCATCGTGACCTTGGTCGGCCGCACCGAGGCGCCGTCGATGGCCTTGTTTCGCGAGTTCGTGGCTGAACGCTTGCACGATTGA
- a CDS encoding tripartite tricarboxylate transporter substrate binding protein, whose amino-acid sequence MNPSELLKKAGILLAGLLLLAGSAMAADPFPSKPVVMMVPYPAGGLSDTIARLVNNPLSKQLGQPVPVENLGGVSGAIAAQKVAGAPADGYYLFQGSPNELILSPLANAAVRFKSEEFRLVQMIGVAPMVILARKDLPANTADELATLARSVSKTRPLTYGSVGVGSLYHVLGEHMAQTLGATMVHVPYKGGAPLLQDLGGGQLDFVMLPVSLQQIALAEQGRIKIIASINATRTELPALKNIPTVNEGQFLKGFNFSTWTGYFVRKNTPDEVVQQLNKALGAVLSEPAVRTQLEAQNMLLAQPMSLSEANKAYAAETARFRAIAKAINLQPQ is encoded by the coding sequence GTGAACCCATCTGAATTGCTGAAGAAAGCCGGAATCCTGCTGGCCGGCCTGTTGCTGTTGGCGGGCTCCGCCATGGCAGCGGATCCCTTCCCCTCGAAGCCGGTCGTGATGATGGTGCCCTACCCGGCAGGCGGCCTCTCCGACACCATCGCGCGCCTCGTGAACAACCCGCTTTCGAAGCAGCTGGGCCAGCCGGTGCCGGTCGAAAATCTGGGCGGCGTGAGCGGCGCCATCGCCGCGCAGAAAGTGGCGGGGGCGCCGGCCGACGGCTACTACCTGTTCCAGGGCTCGCCCAACGAGCTCATTCTTTCGCCGCTGGCCAACGCTGCGGTCCGGTTCAAGAGCGAGGAGTTCCGCCTGGTGCAGATGATCGGCGTGGCACCGATGGTGATCCTGGCCCGCAAGGACCTTCCCGCCAACACGGCCGACGAGCTGGCCACGCTCGCGCGCAGCGTCTCCAAGACCCGGCCGCTGACCTATGGCAGCGTGGGCGTCGGCTCGCTCTACCACGTGCTGGGCGAGCACATGGCGCAGACCCTTGGCGCCACCATGGTCCACGTGCCCTACAAGGGCGGCGCACCGCTGCTGCAGGACCTTGGAGGCGGCCAGCTCGACTTCGTCATGCTGCCGGTGTCCCTGCAGCAGATCGCGCTGGCCGAGCAGGGGCGCATCAAGATCATCGCCAGCATCAACGCAACGCGCACCGAGCTGCCTGCGCTCAAGAACATTCCAACGGTCAACGAAGGCCAGTTCCTCAAGGGCTTCAACTTCTCGACCTGGACCGGCTACTTCGTCCGGAAGAACACCCCCGACGAGGTGGTGCAGCAGTTGAACAAGGCGTTGGGCGCGGTGCTGTCCGAGCCGGCCGTGCGCACCCAGCTCGAAGCGCAGAACATGCTGCTGGCCCAGCCGATGAGCCTTTCGGAGGCCAACAAGGCCTATGCGGCCGAGACGGCGCGCTTCCGCGCGATCGCCAAGGCCATCAACCTGCAGCCCCAGTAG
- a CDS encoding M20 aminoacylase family protein, with the protein MSAILEALQAHADEFVAMRRDIHRHPELGFEEFRTSDLVAERLARWGYAVERGLGGTGVVGQLRRGTGGKRLGLRADMDALPIVETTGLAHASTRHGVMHACGHDGHTAMLLAAAHHLATQGQFDGTLNLIFQPAEEGQGGEGQGGAKRMIEDGLFAKYPCDAVFAMHNMPGHPQGKLLLREGAAMASSDHVTITLEGTGGHGAMPHRAADPVVAGSAIVMGLQSIVARNIDPLHMAVITVGAFNAGMANNVIPQSATLELSVRSLDRGVRDTLERRITELAQGQAQSFGVTARVDYRRSYPVLVNTSAETEFARKVALELVGADRVEPQARPLTGSEDFAFMLEQVPGSYVLIGNGDGTADGINDGHGACMVHNPGYDFNDRNLPIGAAYWALLAQRFLV; encoded by the coding sequence ATGAGCGCCATATTGGAGGCCCTGCAGGCCCACGCCGATGAATTCGTCGCCATGCGGCGCGACATCCATCGCCATCCCGAACTCGGTTTCGAGGAATTTCGCACCAGCGATCTGGTGGCCGAGCGCCTCGCCCGCTGGGGCTATGCCGTGGAGCGCGGCCTCGGTGGCACCGGCGTGGTGGGCCAGCTCCGGCGCGGCACGGGCGGCAAGCGTCTGGGCCTGCGCGCCGACATGGATGCGCTGCCGATCGTCGAGACCACGGGCCTGGCGCACGCCAGCACCCGCCACGGCGTGATGCACGCCTGCGGCCACGACGGCCACACGGCCATGCTGCTCGCGGCGGCGCACCACCTTGCCACGCAGGGGCAGTTCGACGGCACCCTCAACCTGATCTTTCAGCCCGCAGAAGAAGGCCAGGGCGGAGAAGGCCAGGGCGGCGCCAAAAGAATGATCGAAGACGGGCTGTTCGCCAAGTACCCGTGCGACGCGGTCTTTGCCATGCACAACATGCCCGGCCACCCGCAAGGCAAGCTGCTGCTGCGCGAGGGCGCGGCCATGGCCTCGTCGGACCACGTGACGATCACGCTCGAAGGCACGGGCGGCCACGGCGCGATGCCGCACCGCGCGGCGGACCCCGTGGTGGCCGGATCGGCCATTGTCATGGGGCTGCAAAGCATCGTGGCGCGAAACATCGATCCGCTGCACATGGCCGTGATCACGGTCGGCGCATTCAATGCCGGCATGGCCAACAACGTGATTCCGCAGAGCGCCACGCTCGAGCTCAGCGTGCGGTCGCTCGACCGCGGCGTGCGCGACACCCTGGAGCGCCGCATCACCGAACTTGCGCAGGGGCAGGCGCAGAGCTTCGGCGTGACGGCGCGCGTTGACTACCGGCGCAGCTATCCGGTGCTGGTCAATACGTCCGCGGAAACGGAGTTTGCGCGCAAGGTGGCCCTGGAACTGGTGGGCGCGGACCGTGTCGAGCCGCAGGCGCGGCCGCTCACCGGCAGCGAGGATTTCGCCTTCATGCTGGAGCAGGTTCCGGGCAGCTATGTGCTGATCGGCAATGGCGACGGCACGGCCGACGGCATCAACGATGGCCACGGCGCCTGCATGGTGCACAACCCCGGCTACGACTTCAACGACCGCAACCTGCCGATCGGCGCAGCCTACTGGGCTCTGCTGGCGCAGCGTTTCCTGGTCTGA
- a CDS encoding AraC family transcriptional regulator has product MYNRWSTSHIAAPQRAEFWRAASQEALTPITPHIPKAETFDATLTTRSLDNLILNQVEVATSHNVECTDLDLSRSEMPFVFVDLYLSGQVQASQQGREIIARPGEPFLIDGRRNYRLDHPDPVSMLALAVPYTALGSHAPAVEGLIAQHLPHRASLQLLAGQMRTLSAWPHDLEPDEASHVADLLVGTLQAVLQGTGDESLIATKHRCFLRRRVQQIIDQQYADPALCPASVAQQMGISVRTLHSRLARDGTSFGAELMARRLQRAHAMLRGGPHGTATVIEISARCGFSSPAHFSRRFRARYGVPPGAVRRKD; this is encoded by the coding sequence ATGTACAACCGCTGGTCCACTTCCCATATTGCCGCGCCCCAGCGCGCCGAGTTCTGGCGCGCGGCGAGCCAGGAGGCGCTGACGCCGATCACGCCGCACATTCCCAAGGCCGAGACTTTCGATGCCACGCTGACGACCCGCAGCCTGGACAACCTGATACTCAATCAGGTAGAGGTGGCAACCAGCCACAACGTCGAATGCACCGACCTCGACCTGTCGCGCAGCGAGATGCCCTTCGTGTTCGTGGACCTGTACCTGTCTGGGCAGGTGCAGGCATCGCAGCAGGGCCGCGAGATCATCGCAAGGCCGGGCGAACCGTTCCTGATCGACGGTCGCCGCAACTACCGGCTCGACCATCCGGATCCGGTCAGCATGCTCGCCCTGGCCGTGCCCTACACGGCGCTGGGCAGCCATGCGCCGGCAGTGGAGGGTCTGATTGCGCAGCATCTTCCGCACCGGGCCTCGCTCCAGCTGCTGGCCGGCCAGATGCGCACGCTCAGCGCATGGCCCCATGATCTGGAGCCCGACGAAGCGAGCCATGTGGCGGACCTGCTCGTGGGCACGTTGCAAGCCGTGCTGCAGGGCACCGGCGACGAGTCGCTGATTGCCACGAAGCACAGGTGTTTTCTTCGGCGCAGGGTGCAGCAGATCATCGACCAGCAGTACGCCGACCCGGCTCTGTGCCCGGCCAGCGTCGCGCAACAGATGGGGATTTCGGTGCGCACCTTGCACTCACGCCTGGCGCGGGACGGAACGAGCTTTGGCGCCGAACTGATGGCGCGCAGGCTCCAACGCGCCCACGCCATGCTGCGCGGCGGACCGCACGGTACCGCGACCGTCATCGAGATTTCGGCGCGCTGCGGCTTCAGCTCCCCCGCTCATTTTTCCAGGCGCTTTCGCGCCCGCTACGGCGTTCCGCCAGGCGCCGTGCGGCGCAAGGACTGA
- a CDS encoding DUF4019 domain-containing protein → MKPISRIVAAAAFSGWLALASAQPAQEQLDLNALQAAGVQIAQAVDRNQAAVLWDGASPAAKRVVTREAFVTSLQRSRAALGAVASRTWLGLSRQFVGAGDKLPAGAYINIDFVTTFAEGKTQRELVSLRQDEDKVWRFVGYVVR, encoded by the coding sequence ATGAAACCCATTTCTCGCATCGTCGCGGCCGCGGCTTTCTCGGGCTGGCTCGCGCTGGCGTCGGCCCAGCCCGCCCAGGAACAGCTGGACCTCAACGCCCTGCAGGCGGCCGGCGTGCAGATCGCGCAGGCCGTGGACCGCAACCAGGCCGCGGTGCTGTGGGACGGTGCTTCGCCGGCGGCCAAGAGGGTGGTGACGCGCGAAGCCTTCGTCACAAGCCTGCAGCGAAGCCGCGCGGCGCTCGGCGCCGTGGCCTCGCGCACCTGGCTCGGCCTCTCGCGCCAGTTCGTCGGTGCCGGCGACAAGCTGCCGGCCGGCGCCTACATCAACATCGATTTCGTGACCACCTTCGCCGAGGGCAAGACGCAGCGCGAGCTCGTCTCGCTGCGGCAGGACGAGGACAAGGTCTGGCGCTTCGTGGGCTACGTCGTGCGCTGA
- a CDS encoding MFS transporter yields the protein MAEEVATPPRKFAWLSRNTVLLALASLFADISTEMLYPILPVFLTQTLHASGSVVGLVDGIAQASQNIVQGFSGWLSDRQQRRKPIALAGYLLAALAKPVIGLAASWPTVLGARFFDRIGAGFRSAPRDALLASSVSEAHRGKAFGLEGFGDNLGAFVGPLLAVLLMSALAVEIRWIFYIAFVPGLLAFLMVLLVRERPATAVAAKARIDVGLKQFPKAYWAYLLATALFGIGNSSNAFLILRTQEIGASLVTTTLIYAGFNLVAALISYPAGFLSDRFGRKGVLLLSFGVFLVAYVGFALAGSIQLIALLFVFYGLYQGMFRAVGKAFASDFVPEQLRASGIGWYSATVGLLELVASIVAGLLWDHVGHAAVFLYGAVFAVVGAGALLVLVPGGIGGRGTRPPPNSPEAR from the coding sequence ATGGCTGAAGAAGTTGCAACACCGCCGAGGAAATTCGCCTGGCTGTCCAGGAACACGGTGCTTCTGGCGCTGGCGAGCCTTTTTGCCGACATCTCGACCGAGATGCTCTACCCGATCCTGCCCGTCTTCCTGACGCAGACGCTGCATGCGAGCGGCAGCGTCGTGGGGCTCGTCGACGGCATTGCGCAGGCCTCACAGAACATCGTCCAGGGGTTTTCCGGCTGGCTGTCGGACAGGCAGCAGCGGCGCAAGCCGATCGCGCTCGCCGGCTATCTGTTGGCGGCGCTCGCCAAGCCGGTGATCGGCCTCGCGGCGAGCTGGCCAACGGTGCTGGGCGCGCGGTTCTTCGACCGGATCGGGGCCGGCTTTCGCTCGGCGCCGCGCGACGCGCTGCTCGCGTCTTCCGTTTCCGAGGCGCACCGCGGCAAGGCTTTCGGGCTCGAGGGCTTCGGCGACAACCTGGGAGCCTTCGTCGGACCTTTGCTTGCGGTGCTGCTGATGAGCGCGCTGGCGGTCGAGATCCGCTGGATCTTCTACATCGCATTCGTGCCGGGGCTGCTCGCCTTCCTGATGGTGCTGCTGGTGCGCGAGCGCCCGGCCACGGCGGTCGCGGCCAAGGCCCGGATCGACGTCGGGCTGAAGCAGTTTCCCAAGGCCTATTGGGCCTACCTGCTGGCGACGGCGCTGTTCGGCATCGGCAATTCGAGCAACGCGTTCCTGATCCTGCGGACCCAGGAGATCGGTGCCTCGCTGGTGACCACCACCCTCATCTACGCGGGCTTCAATCTGGTGGCGGCGCTGATCTCGTATCCGGCGGGCTTCCTGTCGGACCGCTTCGGGCGCAAGGGCGTGCTGCTGCTGTCGTTCGGGGTCTTCCTGGTGGCCTACGTCGGCTTCGCGCTTGCCGGCAGCATCCAGCTGATCGCACTGCTCTTCGTCTTCTACGGGCTTTATCAAGGCATGTTCCGCGCGGTCGGCAAGGCATTCGCCTCGGACTTCGTGCCCGAGCAGCTTCGTGCCAGCGGCATCGGCTGGTACAGCGCCACCGTGGGCCTGCTCGAACTGGTGGCCAGCATCGTCGCCGGGCTGCTCTGGGACCATGTGGGCCATGCCGCGGTTTTTCTCTATGGCGCGGTCTTTGCCGTCGTCGGCGCTGGGGCCCTGCTCGTGCTGGTGCCGGGCGGCATCGGCGGACGCGGCACACGCCCACCCCCCAACTCGCCAGAAGCCCGCTGA
- a CDS encoding LysR family transcriptional regulator, with product MLDGVSLDQLRTFIAAADEGSFSAAARKLNRVQSAVSGWVGGLEDQIGVVLFDRSGRLPKLTPEGVLLLADARNVVSAVDTLKARAKLMTSGVEAELSVVVDVFFPTGVVSAVAKAFASRFPLTPLRLFVEGLGAAYQPVLDGRCSLGILSPLPQTFPSLVSERLGELPLVAVAAPGHPLASVGHRIPLYELAKHVQLVLTDRSDLTAGRDFAVASPSTWRLADLSTKYAFLKDCVGWGGMPLHMIEKDIAAGTLVVLDLDEMPRTGFMLTMSAFHRPSQPLGPAGRWFVDHLKTLWQQPDVVQVR from the coding sequence ATGCTGGATGGCGTCTCCCTGGATCAGCTCAGGACCTTTATCGCCGCCGCGGATGAGGGCAGCTTCTCGGCCGCGGCTCGAAAGCTGAACCGCGTTCAGTCAGCGGTGAGCGGCTGGGTTGGCGGGCTGGAAGATCAAATCGGGGTCGTTCTCTTTGACCGCTCGGGCCGGTTACCGAAGCTCACGCCAGAGGGCGTGCTGTTGCTCGCGGACGCGCGCAACGTCGTCTCGGCGGTGGACACGCTGAAGGCTCGCGCCAAGCTCATGACTTCAGGCGTCGAGGCAGAACTCTCGGTGGTCGTCGACGTGTTCTTTCCGACCGGCGTGGTCAGCGCCGTCGCGAAAGCGTTCGCGAGCCGGTTTCCTTTGACGCCACTGCGCCTCTTCGTCGAGGGCCTGGGAGCGGCCTATCAACCGGTTCTGGACGGTCGATGCAGTCTGGGCATCCTGTCGCCGCTACCGCAAACATTCCCGTCACTGGTTAGCGAGCGACTGGGCGAATTGCCGCTGGTCGCGGTCGCCGCGCCAGGCCATCCGCTCGCAAGCGTTGGTCATCGGATACCACTGTACGAGTTGGCGAAACACGTACAACTCGTGCTCACCGACAGGTCCGACCTCACGGCCGGTCGGGATTTCGCCGTTGCATCGCCTTCAACCTGGCGCCTTGCGGACCTGTCGACCAAATATGCGTTTCTCAAGGACTGCGTGGGATGGGGAGGGATGCCCTTGCACATGATCGAGAAAGACATCGCGGCAGGCACTTTGGTCGTCCTCGATCTGGACGAAATGCCGCGCACGGGTTTCATGTTGACCATGTCCGCATTTCACCGGCCTTCGCAACCGCTGGGCCCCGCCGGCCGATGGTTCGTCGACCACTTGAAGACTTTGTGGCAACAACCCGATGTCGTCCAGGTACGTTAG
- a CDS encoding NADPH-dependent F420 reductase: MTCSIIGSGSVGKALARQFARSGITVGIANTRGPDSLASLAQELGDQVAPLTLQEALKADVIILAVPFWSHRDVAKAAATWQGKLVIDVTNAYGVPLSDLDNLPSSAIVAKALPGAHLVKAFNHLPAGVLAQDPATAGGRRVIFLSSDHEGATATVAALVQQLGYAPISLGKIAEGGQLVQARDKSWAPLIFQDLFKQEK; encoded by the coding sequence ATGACTTGTTCCATCATCGGCAGCGGCAGCGTTGGCAAAGCGCTTGCCCGTCAATTCGCCCGCAGCGGCATCACGGTCGGCATCGCGAACACGCGCGGCCCGGACTCCCTCGCCTCGCTGGCCCAAGAACTTGGCGACCAGGTCGCTCCCCTGACGCTGCAAGAAGCGCTCAAGGCCGACGTGATCATCCTGGCGGTTCCATTCTGGTCGCACCGCGACGTCGCCAAGGCCGCCGCAACTTGGCAGGGCAAGCTCGTCATCGACGTCACAAACGCCTATGGCGTGCCGCTGTCTGATCTCGACAATCTGCCGTCCTCGGCGATTGTGGCGAAGGCGCTACCAGGGGCGCACCTCGTGAAGGCATTCAACCATCTGCCCGCAGGAGTGCTCGCGCAAGATCCTGCCACCGCCGGTGGCCGGCGGGTGATCTTCCTGTCGAGCGACCACGAAGGCGCGACCGCGACGGTCGCCGCCTTGGTCCAGCAACTCGGTTACGCGCCGATCAGTCTCGGCAAGATTGCGGAAGGCGGTCAGCTCGTGCAGGCGCGGGACAAGAGCTGGGCCCCCCTGATTTTCCAGGACCTTTTCAAGCAGGAGAAATGA
- a CDS encoding SRPBCC family protein, giving the protein MYDHVIWPERFDPKTSAIYALNDIDVKAPSEVVWKLLVNAENWSSYFPAEGQVKLQAGEKELTLGTKYSRVTVGFPMSLVVTEYVPNQRLAWATTVDGDETGSSAYHGWVITPTDEGCHVLTEETQQGPWFLDMLGHKHPGGLYRYHQDWVERLARAAEAEAAKNAG; this is encoded by the coding sequence ATGTACGACCATGTCATCTGGCCCGAGCGCTTTGATCCAAAGACATCGGCTATCTACGCGCTGAACGACATTGACGTGAAAGCGCCGTCTGAAGTGGTGTGGAAGCTGCTCGTCAACGCAGAGAACTGGTCGAGCTACTTTCCTGCCGAAGGTCAGGTCAAGCTCCAGGCCGGTGAGAAGGAACTGACGCTCGGCACGAAATACAGCCGGGTGACGGTTGGCTTTCCGATGAGCCTTGTCGTGACCGAGTACGTGCCAAACCAAAGGCTCGCGTGGGCTACGACAGTCGACGGCGACGAGACCGGTTCGAGCGCCTACCACGGCTGGGTCATCACTCCTACGGACGAAGGTTGTCACGTGTTGACGGAAGAGACGCAACAAGGTCCCTGGTTCCTCGACATGTTGGGACACAAGCATCCCGGAGGGCTATACCGCTATCACCAAGACTGGGTCGAACGTCTTGCCCGCGCAGCGGAGGCGGAGGCTGCAAAGAACGCAGGTTGA